From Oceanispirochaeta sp., the proteins below share one genomic window:
- a CDS encoding outer-membrane lipoprotein carrier protein LolA, translated as MNRLLAALFLLLAGITSASAQETAEKYFDRISETYGSIRDYEGDLVISRGDLKQIARISYKSPNKMRLDFSVPEGQVLNVNDEKLELYLPEYRVAFVQPLKAHSESTLAGMANSQGLELMKKNYSIGYDSGPEAVPLDNGSEEMVIKLKLNWRNSSEGFRELHISIGQNNLIRRIEGVTTTLDRIIFDFTNLETNIGIPDARFDYKSPPEGNSIENFLFEPEN; from the coding sequence ATGAATAGATTACTGGCAGCGCTGTTCCTGCTTCTGGCAGGGATTACCTCCGCTTCTGCTCAGGAAACGGCTGAAAAATACTTTGATAGAATATCTGAAACTTATGGAAGCATTCGTGATTACGAAGGCGACCTCGTTATCAGCCGTGGAGATTTGAAACAGATAGCGCGGATTTCCTATAAGAGCCCTAATAAGATGAGACTCGATTTTTCGGTCCCCGAAGGGCAGGTTCTGAATGTAAACGATGAAAAACTGGAGCTCTATCTTCCTGAATACAGGGTGGCTTTTGTACAGCCTCTCAAGGCTCACTCGGAATCAACCCTGGCAGGAATGGCAAATTCCCAGGGGCTGGAACTGATGAAGAAGAATTACAGCATCGGGTATGATTCCGGACCCGAAGCTGTTCCTCTGGACAATGGTTCTGAAGAAATGGTGATTAAATTGAAACTCAACTGGCGGAACAGCAGTGAGGGATTCAGGGAACTCCACATTTCCATCGGTCAGAACAATCTGATCCGCAGGATTGAAGGGGTGACAACGACCCTGGATCGGATCATCTTCGACTTTACTAATTTGGAAACAAACATAGGCATTCCGGATGCCCGATTTGATTACAAGAGTCCACCAGAAGGGAACTCCATTGAGAACTTTCTTTTTGAACCGGAAAATTGA
- a CDS encoding helix-turn-helix domain-containing protein → MKSIGDTLREARETKGVTVKQVSQDTNISREYLSALEDEQFDAFPAETYLLGFLRNYSEYLGLDTDKTVAQYKNYKISEEPAPLEELVGQPRGRRVPVRLIVLIFVLAVLGLGGWFSLQATLKDRPVETVKNPVREALKYRLDENVAQWNLHSNDEILISYEKGELHMVVSVENKHLSIQPVDGGSELILSVGDEKILPGGDGIPVIGFRLSSLDENGAMLIVERTDVTVVHDEPIVDAPVVLPVLEGRETILLAGRSAPEDFTLNTLFNGYCLFRYQADDGEVVEKFYRDGDRIRLDVSNSLLLSLSSGGDVSIKISGVGLVPGKIGEVAVKFIKWVKNDEGKYDLVLFPVQ, encoded by the coding sequence ATGAAATCCATTGGTGATACACTAAGAGAAGCTAGGGAAACAAAGGGAGTGACAGTTAAGCAGGTCTCCCAGGATACGAATATTTCCCGTGAATACCTCTCCGCTTTAGAAGATGAACAATTTGATGCTTTTCCGGCGGAGACCTACCTTCTGGGATTTTTGCGCAATTATTCAGAATACCTCGGACTGGATACTGATAAAACAGTTGCCCAGTATAAGAACTATAAAATCAGTGAGGAGCCCGCACCTCTGGAAGAACTTGTGGGGCAGCCAAGGGGGCGTCGCGTTCCTGTCAGGCTTATTGTTCTCATCTTTGTTCTGGCCGTTTTGGGCCTTGGGGGATGGTTCTCTCTACAGGCTACTCTGAAGGACCGACCCGTAGAGACCGTCAAAAATCCGGTTCGGGAAGCTCTGAAATACCGCCTGGATGAGAATGTGGCTCAGTGGAACCTTCACAGCAATGATGAAATCCTGATCTCCTATGAAAAGGGAGAACTTCATATGGTCGTCTCTGTTGAAAATAAACATTTGTCCATTCAGCCTGTGGATGGAGGAAGCGAACTGATTCTTTCTGTGGGAGATGAGAAGATTCTACCCGGGGGGGATGGTATCCCCGTCATAGGATTCAGATTGAGCTCCCTCGATGAGAACGGTGCCATGCTGATTGTTGAACGTACAGACGTGACTGTTGTTCACGATGAACCGATCGTTGATGCTCCGGTGGTTTTACCCGTCCTGGAAGGGAGGGAAACGATCCTTCTGGCAGGCCGATCGGCTCCCGAGGATTTTACTCTGAATACCCTCTTCAACGGGTACTGCCTCTTCCGTTATCAGGCCGACGATGGAGAGGTTGTCGAAAAGTTTTACAGGGATGGAGACCGTATCCGTCTGGATGTCAGCAACTCCCTGTTGCTCAGTTTATCCTCCGGAGGGGATGTGTCTATCAAGATCTCCGGTGTCGGCTTGGTTCCCGGTAAAATCGGCGAAGTAGCAGTAAAATTTATAAAGTGGGTGAAGAATGATGAAGGAAAATACGACCTCGTCCTCTTCCCTGTCCAGTAA
- the rimO gene encoding 30S ribosomal protein S12 methylthiotransferase RimO, with the protein MMKENTTSSSSLSSKTFYVENLGCSKNQVDAETIIAALKNAGWEYCDSPDRAELLIVNTCGFIQSAKEESIQTIFDYRQAYPDRKVLAAGCFAQRYNEELLKMIPELDGVFGNRAPAKISGILPGILAGEKPVYMPEADLSAPMRSDFFNFKGSAFVKISEGCNNRCKFCAIPLIKGDLQSRNMEDILEEIRDLLNKGIFEINLVAQDLANFGLDRGKRQLKELLEAISSMKGEFWLRLLYIHPDHFPMEILPLMKADPRILPYFDIPFQHGDRNILAKMGRKGDRETYLNLVKTLRDEFPEGVIRSSIMAGFPGETNKSFAELKRFMKEARLDWAGFFLYSREEGTEAYNYRGSLGTKLSLRKSKGRKSELEELQQVISEEQMDRFVGKELTLIVEEKVGEESLYLSRSSFQAPEVDGLVVLRAEGLEPGHVVRARIIKRNGVDLEAVLLESQVNQV; encoded by the coding sequence ATGATGAAGGAAAATACGACCTCGTCCTCTTCCCTGTCCAGTAAAACCTTTTATGTAGAGAATCTCGGTTGTTCTAAAAATCAGGTTGATGCGGAAACCATCATTGCGGCTCTTAAAAATGCCGGGTGGGAGTACTGCGACAGTCCGGACAGGGCTGAGCTTTTAATTGTCAATACATGCGGATTTATTCAGTCCGCCAAAGAAGAATCCATACAGACTATCTTTGATTACAGGCAGGCTTATCCCGATCGAAAGGTCCTGGCCGCCGGCTGTTTTGCCCAGAGGTACAATGAAGAACTTCTCAAAATGATACCCGAGTTGGACGGTGTCTTTGGAAACAGAGCGCCTGCCAAAATTTCGGGAATCCTGCCGGGGATACTGGCTGGAGAGAAACCGGTGTATATGCCCGAGGCGGATTTATCCGCACCCATGAGGAGTGATTTTTTCAACTTCAAGGGCTCGGCTTTTGTTAAAATCTCGGAAGGGTGCAACAATCGTTGTAAATTCTGTGCCATCCCCCTGATCAAGGGGGATCTGCAGAGCCGGAACATGGAAGACATCCTTGAGGAAATCAGGGATCTGTTGAATAAGGGGATCTTTGAGATCAATCTTGTGGCTCAGGATCTGGCCAATTTTGGTCTGGACAGGGGAAAACGGCAGCTGAAAGAGCTCCTGGAAGCTATTTCTTCTATGAAAGGGGAGTTCTGGCTGCGTCTGCTCTATATCCACCCCGATCATTTTCCCATGGAGATACTGCCCCTCATGAAGGCAGACCCCCGGATTCTTCCCTATTTCGATATTCCCTTTCAGCATGGGGATCGGAATATCCTGGCCAAAATGGGCCGTAAGGGTGACAGAGAAACCTATCTTAATCTGGTAAAGACCCTGAGGGACGAATTTCCCGAGGGTGTGATCCGTTCCTCCATCATGGCCGGATTTCCCGGTGAGACAAACAAGTCTTTTGCCGAGTTGAAACGGTTTATGAAAGAAGCCCGGCTGGACTGGGCTGGATTTTTTCTCTATTCCCGGGAAGAAGGGACGGAAGCCTACAATTATAGAGGCTCTCTGGGAACAAAATTGTCCCTTCGCAAATCCAAAGGCCGCAAGAGTGAGCTGGAAGAACTGCAGCAGGTCATCTCGGAAGAACAGATGGACCGCTTTGTCGGGAAAGAACTGACTCTGATTGTCGAAGAAAAAGTGGGGGAGGAATCCCTTTATCTGAGCCGTTCCAGTTTTCAGGCTCCCGAAGTCGACGGTCTGGTTGTACTCCGCGCCGAGGGCCTTGAACCGGGTCATGTGGTGAGAGCCCGGATCATCAAACGCAATGGGGTGGATCTCGAAGCAGTCCTCCTGGAAAGTCAGGTGAATCAGGTATGA
- a CDS encoding ATP-dependent helicase, whose protein sequence is MKEPEWLSSLNDEQKKAVLHEKEPLLILAGAGSGKTRVVTTRIAYLVEKLGFAPWSILAVTFTNKAASEMRERVMSLVPGSESTMIRTFHSFGAWLLRRNGAPLGLKSSFTIYDDDDSVGLLKTLFEELPRNELRLIARNISRAKDECLSPDDDLGHISADLDFPRYYKEYEDRLRSIGNADFGDLIYLSRRLLAENPEIRQRLQQRFQVILVDEYQDSNKAQFQLLQQLVSPQTWLCVVGDDDQSIYRFRGAEVENILGFQDQFPATKVIKLEENYRSTGHILAVASHVVAYNKGRLGKNLWTRQEEGLKPRLVYLDNQNEEAEFCARQLADGQWFQSAILYRTNAQSRVFEQILRKHSINYRLVGTLSFYSREEVKDSLAYLSFLSNPADEVAFRRIINKPSRGIGAVSLRKILKGDGDFLLSQNLEEALRESRTKVKGKAGKGVVSLVGLLDKMKELLPLQENLGQFLKELIQESGLLEHYKQQDKVENTQRVKNLEELVTAATDYPANAEGLAEFLELIELDQASLEEEETDTNRVTLITMHNTKGLEFDRVFITGMEEGLFPRGGDSDDEDEIEEERRLFYVSITRARKELFLTSCRRRMLYGKTDQASPSRFLEELPEDHIESQGNAPSASFGLGNLGFESDYPPGTRIYHEDYGTGEVIRNVQNGGHLVIQVAFETGHSMTFLPEFSGFQLEKLGP, encoded by the coding sequence ATGAAGGAACCCGAGTGGCTTTCTTCTCTCAATGATGAACAGAAAAAAGCCGTCCTTCATGAAAAGGAACCCCTCCTGATTCTGGCCGGGGCGGGCTCGGGGAAAACAAGGGTCGTGACCACCCGGATAGCCTACCTGGTGGAAAAACTGGGTTTTGCCCCCTGGTCCATCCTGGCGGTTACCTTTACCAATAAGGCCGCCTCTGAAATGAGAGAGCGTGTGATGTCTCTGGTTCCAGGATCTGAGAGTACCATGATCAGGACATTTCACTCCTTCGGTGCCTGGCTCCTCCGCCGGAACGGGGCTCCCCTGGGCTTGAAGAGCAGCTTTACCATCTATGATGACGACGACTCGGTGGGGCTCCTGAAAACCCTGTTTGAAGAGCTCCCCCGGAATGAACTCCGTCTCATTGCCCGAAATATCTCCCGTGCCAAGGATGAATGCCTGTCTCCCGATGATGACCTGGGTCATATCTCGGCGGATCTTGACTTTCCCAGGTACTACAAAGAGTACGAAGATCGTCTGCGGAGCATCGGCAATGCCGACTTTGGAGACCTTATATACCTGTCCCGCCGTCTGCTGGCGGAGAATCCGGAGATACGGCAACGGCTGCAGCAGCGCTTCCAGGTCATACTGGTGGATGAATATCAAGACTCCAACAAGGCTCAGTTTCAGCTGCTTCAGCAGCTGGTGTCTCCCCAGACCTGGCTCTGCGTCGTGGGAGATGACGATCAGTCTATCTACCGCTTCAGAGGGGCGGAAGTTGAGAATATTCTGGGATTTCAGGATCAGTTTCCCGCTACGAAGGTCATTAAACTGGAAGAAAATTATCGATCTACAGGGCATATCCTGGCAGTAGCCTCCCATGTGGTGGCCTATAACAAAGGACGCCTGGGGAAAAACCTCTGGACCCGCCAGGAGGAAGGATTGAAACCCCGGCTTGTCTACCTGGATAATCAGAATGAAGAGGCCGAGTTCTGTGCCCGTCAGCTGGCCGATGGGCAGTGGTTCCAATCGGCCATCCTTTACAGAACCAACGCACAGTCCCGTGTTTTTGAACAGATTCTGCGCAAACACTCTATCAATTACCGCCTTGTAGGCACTCTCAGCTTTTACAGCCGGGAAGAGGTCAAAGATTCACTGGCTTACCTCAGCTTTTTAAGCAACCCCGCTGATGAGGTGGCTTTCCGGCGCATTATCAATAAGCCTTCCCGGGGAATCGGGGCCGTATCCCTGCGGAAGATACTCAAAGGGGATGGCGATTTCCTTCTCTCTCAGAATCTGGAAGAGGCCCTTCGGGAATCCCGGACAAAGGTGAAGGGGAAAGCCGGAAAAGGGGTTGTTTCCCTGGTCGGTCTTCTGGATAAGATGAAAGAACTCCTGCCTCTTCAGGAAAATCTGGGACAGTTCTTGAAGGAACTGATACAGGAATCGGGCCTTCTGGAGCATTACAAACAGCAGGATAAGGTGGAGAATACCCAGCGGGTCAAGAACCTGGAAGAGCTTGTCACCGCAGCAACAGACTATCCTGCGAACGCAGAAGGTCTGGCTGAATTCCTTGAATTGATAGAATTGGACCAGGCCTCTCTGGAAGAAGAAGAGACAGATACCAACAGGGTGACTCTGATCACCATGCACAATACTAAAGGCCTGGAGTTTGATCGGGTTTTTATCACTGGTATGGAAGAAGGTCTCTTCCCCAGAGGCGGGGACAGCGACGATGAAGATGAAATTGAAGAAGAGCGGCGCCTCTTCTATGTCAGTATAACCCGAGCCCGGAAAGAACTCTTTCTGACCTCCTGCCGGAGGCGTATGCTCTACGGGAAGACCGATCAGGCCTCTCCCAGCCGGTTTTTAGAGGAACTTCCCGAAGATCATATTGAGTCACAGGGAAATGCTCCCTCGGCTTCATTCGGTTTGGGAAACTTAGGGTTTGAGTCCGATTATCCTCCGGGTACAAGGATCTATCATGAGGATTATGGTACCGGAGAAGTGATCCGGAACGTCCAGAATGGAGGACATCTTGTGATTCAGGTGGCTTTTGAAACAGGCCACTCTATGACATTTTTGCCCGAATTCTCCGGGTTTCAACTGGAAAAGCTGGGCCCTTAG
- the rplM gene encoding 50S ribosomal protein L13: MKTIFVKPLEIERKWFIIDAAGQPLGRVAVKAADILRGKNKAFYTPHQEVGDYVIVVNATEVTLSGKKRSDKMYYRHSGFLGGLKSENYEKLVARKPTAPMEKAIKGMLPKGTLGNKLFTNVKVYAGAVHPHAAQQPIKIEM, from the coding sequence ATGAAAACAATATTTGTTAAACCACTAGAAATTGAGCGCAAATGGTTCATCATTGATGCAGCTGGTCAGCCTCTTGGTCGTGTTGCTGTAAAAGCCGCTGACATTTTGAGAGGAAAGAACAAGGCATTCTACACTCCTCATCAGGAAGTAGGTGACTATGTAATCGTTGTGAATGCAACTGAAGTTACGCTCTCAGGAAAGAAAAGATCAGACAAGATGTATTATCGTCATTCAGGATTCCTTGGTGGACTGAAGTCTGAAAATTACGAAAAGCTGGTTGCCAGGAAACCCACTGCACCCATGGAAAAAGCAATCAAGGGGATGCTTCCGAAAGGAACCCTTGGAAATAAACTTTTTACCAATGTGAAAGTGTATGCCGGTGCGGTTCATCCCCATGCCGCTCAGCAGCCTATTAAGATTGAGATGTAA
- the rpsI gene encoding 30S ribosomal protein S9, whose translation MIKNLAHGTGRRKTATARVYLRQGKGEIVVNGKAIADFFPIEQQVTMIREPLVVTDAIEKYDILITVRGGGITGQAGACRHGISRALLELDETNRLTLKANGFLTRDSRMVERKKYGQKGARSKFQFSKR comes from the coding sequence GTGATTAAAAATCTTGCACATGGTACAGGAAGAAGAAAGACAGCCACCGCCCGCGTCTATCTTAGACAGGGAAAGGGTGAAATTGTTGTCAATGGAAAAGCCATAGCTGACTTTTTCCCCATTGAACAACAGGTAACAATGATCAGGGAACCCCTTGTGGTTACCGATGCAATCGAAAAGTACGATATTCTGATTACCGTAAGAGGTGGTGGAATTACCGGTCAGGCTGGTGCCTGTCGTCATGGTATTTCCAGAGCTCTTCTTGAACTGGATGAAACCAACAGACTCACTCTGAAGGCTAATGGATTCCTGACAAGAGACTCTAGAATGGTCGAGAGAAAGAAATATGGACAGAAAGGGGCTCGTAGTAAGTTCCAGTTCTCTAAACGTTAA
- a CDS encoding RecX family transcriptional regulator, whose product MDRKGLVVSSSSLNVNISIASLQKRGAGKETITVSLTDGSSFFMPLPLDASWVAGKILSDEDLERLIEEDSYVRGKEWAASRLALREDSSGRMMQKLQKRGYSSLVSRRILSDMIALGFLDDYRFSELWLHERLKIHPEGRDALVAGLQHRGVSGDIARTQVVRLITDEDEQKALQQCYNKLKRQSLSDEKIIKNLLRRGFPYSSIKNKVRRDYFDPS is encoded by the coding sequence ATGGACAGAAAGGGGCTCGTAGTAAGTTCCAGTTCTCTAAACGTTAATATTTCTATAGCATCTCTACAGAAGAGGGGAGCCGGAAAGGAGACCATTACGGTTTCTTTAACCGATGGCTCCTCTTTTTTTATGCCCTTACCTCTTGATGCATCCTGGGTTGCCGGTAAAATTCTCAGTGATGAAGACTTGGAGCGTCTCATTGAAGAGGATTCCTACGTCCGGGGGAAAGAGTGGGCAGCCTCCCGGCTGGCCCTCCGAGAGGATTCCTCGGGCAGGATGATGCAGAAGCTTCAGAAGCGGGGCTATTCTTCACTGGTGAGCCGGAGAATCCTGTCGGATATGATCGCTCTCGGATTTCTGGATGATTACCGTTTTTCTGAATTGTGGCTTCATGAACGCCTTAAGATCCACCCTGAGGGACGGGATGCCCTTGTTGCGGGGTTGCAGCATCGAGGTGTTTCAGGAGATATCGCCCGGACCCAGGTTGTTCGATTGATCACAGACGAGGATGAACAAAAGGCCCTTCAACAGTGTTATAATAAGCTTAAACGACAAAGCCTCAGCGATGAAAAGATCATTAAAAATCTTCTCAGACGCGGATTTCCCTATTCATCCATTAAAAATAAAGTTAGACGTGACTATTTTGACCCTTCATGA
- a CDS encoding response regulator produces MTDEKAILVVEDEDAIRLTLRDYLIRKGYQVFVASDGVGAIKQLLDNSEIKVIVTDYRMDILGGDYWIKFLDHYCSDKEIFITSGFLRPEFPIPFKVFYKPYDYSDLEGALAEVLQK; encoded by the coding sequence ATGACAGATGAAAAAGCAATCCTTGTTGTAGAAGATGAGGATGCCATACGACTCACTCTGAGAGACTATCTAATCCGCAAGGGTTATCAGGTGTTTGTGGCCTCCGATGGTGTAGGTGCGATCAAACAGCTTTTGGACAATTCTGAAATCAAGGTCATTGTTACGGATTATAGAATGGATATCCTGGGGGGTGATTACTGGATTAAATTTTTGGATCATTACTGCAGTGATAAAGAAATATTTATCACCAGCGGATTTTTAAGACCAGAGTTTCCCATTCCTTTCAAGGTTTTTTACAAACCCTATGATTATTCAGACCTGGAAGGGGCCCTGGCTGAAGTCCTCCAAAAATGA
- a CDS encoding acylphosphatase produces the protein MNEAVRVRVTGRVQGVGFRYSTCRQARRLGLAGWVRNEYDKSVLVHMQGTNDRVQDMLTWLKKGSPGARVDEAQILQASLDNSLIDFNISY, from the coding sequence ATGAATGAAGCGGTACGGGTCCGTGTCACCGGACGTGTACAGGGTGTGGGATTCAGATATTCCACCTGTCGTCAGGCCAGAAGGCTGGGACTTGCAGGTTGGGTCAGGAACGAATACGACAAATCTGTTCTGGTCCATATGCAGGGGACAAACGACAGAGTACAGGACATGCTGACCTGGCTTAAAAAGGGGTCTCCCGGTGCACGTGTGGATGAGGCTCAGATTCTTCAAGCCAGCTTAGACAACAGTCTTATCGATTTTAATATCAGTTATTAA
- the eno gene encoding phosphopyruvate hydratase, with the protein MDTIEYVEAREILDSRGNPTLEVDVMLADGSFGRAAVPSGASTGVHEAVELRDGDKNRYMGKGVLKAVENVNTVIADAVIGLSALNQVDVDKTMIELDGTENKAKLGANAILGVSMATARAAAQHLEIDLFKYLGTFHANVLPVPMANIINGGSHADNSVDFQEFMVMPVGADSIREAVRWIAEIFHNLKSLLKKANYSTAVGDEGGFAPDFKSNEEALEFIINAIKAAGLKPGKDVMIALDPAASEFSEKGKDGKYTYTLRWSTGETLTAEQMVDFWADWCDRYPIISLEDGMNEDDWAGWKIMTDRLGDRIQLVGDDLFVTNTKRLKMGIDQGIANSILIKVNQIGTLTETYEAVEMAKRAGYTAVISHRSGETSDTTIADLVVALETGQIKTGSMSRSDRVAKYNQLMRIEDDLEGRSTYAGWDAFYSIKR; encoded by the coding sequence ATGGACACAATTGAATATGTAGAGGCCCGAGAAATTCTGGACTCGAGAGGTAACCCCACACTTGAAGTGGATGTCATGCTGGCAGACGGCTCTTTCGGTAGAGCGGCAGTCCCTTCAGGAGCCTCCACTGGAGTTCATGAAGCTGTTGAATTGAGAGACGGTGATAAAAACCGTTATATGGGTAAGGGTGTACTCAAAGCAGTTGAAAATGTAAACACAGTCATTGCCGATGCTGTCATCGGATTAAGTGCTCTGAATCAGGTAGATGTGGATAAAACCATGATCGAACTGGATGGTACTGAAAACAAGGCGAAACTGGGAGCCAATGCCATTTTAGGTGTATCCATGGCAACAGCCCGTGCGGCAGCCCAACATCTGGAAATAGACCTTTTCAAGTATCTGGGAACCTTTCATGCCAATGTACTACCAGTTCCCATGGCAAACATCATCAATGGCGGAAGCCATGCAGATAACTCCGTCGACTTTCAGGAATTCATGGTCATGCCTGTGGGAGCCGACTCCATTCGGGAAGCTGTCCGCTGGATTGCCGAAATATTCCACAACCTGAAGAGTCTGCTGAAAAAAGCAAACTACTCCACAGCCGTTGGAGATGAAGGTGGATTTGCTCCTGACTTCAAGTCTAATGAAGAAGCCCTTGAATTCATCATTAATGCCATCAAGGCTGCCGGACTGAAACCTGGTAAAGATGTGATGATTGCCCTGGACCCTGCTGCTTCCGAGTTTTCCGAAAAAGGAAAAGACGGAAAATATACCTATACCCTTCGCTGGTCTACGGGAGAAACCCTGACGGCAGAGCAGATGGTAGACTTCTGGGCCGACTGGTGTGACCGCTACCCCATTATTTCCCTTGAAGATGGTATGAACGAAGACGACTGGGCTGGCTGGAAGATAATGACAGACAGACTGGGAGACAGGATTCAGCTCGTAGGCGATGACCTTTTTGTCACGAATACAAAACGTCTGAAAATGGGAATTGACCAGGGCATCGCAAACTCTATCCTGATCAAGGTGAATCAAATCGGAACCCTGACGGAAACCTATGAAGCCGTAGAAATGGCCAAACGGGCCGGTTACACAGCTGTCATTTCCCACCGTTCCGGTGAAACTTCAGACACGACCATTGCCGACCTCGTTGTCGCCCTGGAAACAGGACAGATCAAGACCGGTTCAATGAGCCGGAGTGACAGAGTCGCCAAGTATAATCAGCTGATGCGCATTGAGGATGACCTGGAAGGCAGATCAACCTATGCCGGATGGGATGCATTTTACAGTATCAAGAGATAA
- the proS gene encoding proline--tRNA ligase, with product MKYSRLIGKTIRQQSGNQTLEGYSLLLRGGFVHVLGQGLISYLPMGKKVLDNLKVLIAREMHDLGGEEFLVPLVNPISIWDKSGRSRLKDNPLVTFKDVQGRTLVLASTHEEAAVELARSTVLSYRDLPLFIYQFQTKFRDETKTRLGLVHAKEFIMKDAYSFHRSYADLNNFFPKVFNSYVRIFQKCNIPILPAESGVGIMGGSKAYEFHFPHEQGRDVVMVCPSCGYKANRSVAVGVKLSKPEALKGLKRIKINGSPDSNSLSENLNLPLSKMIKPRVYESEEGPIMAVVRGDYDVSLDKLSAVLGFLATTPASYETLKTYHLLPGHISPVYPPEGVRVIVDDVVINTPNLVLGNNKGGMHYVNANFGRDFDLPPSADIAQLNKGDLCFDCGQELGAHSAIEMGNIFKLDDYYTKRMRFSFENDKGKKVFPYMGAYGMGLGRLMTCIAEANRDEQGLIWPLGLAPYAYYLMGIGHSPRISQAVDELAEELGTDTVIVDDRVESIGVKFRDAALIGIPLRIVVGRSFLENDELELKDRKTGVKWFIPRERLKQELKIWREQHVSAI from the coding sequence ATGAAATACTCCAGGCTCATCGGAAAAACCATCAGACAACAATCGGGTAATCAGACTCTCGAGGGCTATTCACTCCTCCTCCGGGGCGGCTTTGTTCATGTGCTCGGACAGGGTTTGATCAGCTATCTTCCTATGGGGAAGAAGGTGCTGGATAATCTGAAAGTTCTCATTGCCAGGGAAATGCATGATCTGGGGGGCGAGGAGTTTCTGGTTCCTCTGGTCAATCCGATCTCCATCTGGGACAAATCAGGCAGGAGCCGGTTAAAGGATAATCCTCTGGTTACCTTTAAGGATGTTCAGGGCAGAACACTGGTTCTGGCTTCTACACATGAGGAAGCGGCAGTTGAGCTGGCCAGATCTACTGTATTGTCCTACCGGGATCTCCCCCTGTTTATTTATCAGTTTCAGACAAAATTCCGGGATGAAACGAAAACACGCCTCGGTCTGGTCCATGCCAAGGAATTTATAATGAAAGATGCTTACTCCTTTCATCGTTCCTATGCCGATTTGAATAATTTTTTCCCGAAGGTATTCAACTCCTATGTCAGAATATTCCAGAAATGCAATATCCCGATTCTCCCGGCAGAATCAGGAGTCGGTATCATGGGAGGTTCAAAGGCCTACGAGTTCCATTTTCCTCATGAACAGGGCCGGGATGTGGTCATGGTTTGCCCCTCCTGCGGCTATAAAGCCAACCGGTCTGTTGCCGTGGGAGTCAAACTGAGCAAACCCGAAGCCCTCAAGGGCCTGAAGCGCATCAAGATTAATGGCAGCCCTGACTCGAATAGTTTGTCAGAGAATCTGAATCTGCCTCTGTCCAAGATGATTAAACCCAGGGTGTATGAAAGTGAAGAGGGGCCGATCATGGCTGTTGTCCGGGGTGACTACGATGTCTCCCTGGACAAGCTGAGTGCTGTGCTGGGGTTTTTGGCAACGACACCCGCCAGTTATGAAACCCTGAAGACTTATCATCTTTTACCAGGTCATATTTCACCTGTGTATCCCCCTGAAGGTGTCAGGGTGATTGTCGATGATGTTGTTATCAACACACCCAATCTGGTGCTGGGAAACAACAAGGGAGGTATGCACTATGTCAATGCCAATTTTGGTCGTGACTTTGATCTGCCTCCCAGTGCTGATATCGCCCAGCTGAACAAGGGAGACCTCTGTTTTGACTGCGGTCAGGAACTGGGAGCCCATAGTGCCATTGAAATGGGAAATATCTTTAAATTGGATGATTATTACACAAAAAGAATGCGTTTTTCCTTTGAAAATGATAAGGGAAAAAAAGTATTTCCCTATATGGGAGCCTATGGTATGGGTTTGGGGCGATTGATGACATGCATTGCCGAAGCCAATCGGGACGAGCAGGGATTGATATGGCCCCTTGGACTGGCTCCTTATGCCTATTATCTGATGGGCATAGGACACTCTCCCAGAATTTCACAGGCCGTGGATGAGCTGGCCGAGGAACTGGGGACTGACACGGTAATTGTCGATGACAGAGTCGAATCCATCGGTGTTAAATTCCGTGATGCCGCTCTGATAGGCATCCCCCTGAGGATTGTAGTGGGACGTAGTTTTCTGGAGAATGATGAATTGGAATTAAAAGACAGAAAAACCGGAGTCAAATGGTTTATCCCCCGGGAAAGGCTGAAACAGGAACTCAAAATTTGGAGAGAACAGCATGTCTCAGCAATTTAA